The following are encoded in a window of Rhodocyclaceae bacterium genomic DNA:
- a CDS encoding GAF domain-containing protein, producing the protein MLARLEYLNEVGAALSREKDIDRLLESILVAAKHIARADGGTLYRVGDDRRSLAFEIIRTDSLGIAMGGSTGLKVPFAPIPLFEDDGAPNVHNVAACAVNQDRTVNIEDAYAEAGFDFSGTRRFDRQTGYRSRSFLTVPMKNHEDEIIGVLQLINARDASGAVHPFSGTDQRLAESLASQAAVVLTNRLLISHLENLFESFINLINSAIDDKSPYTGGHCARVPVLTTMLADAACATTTGPLADFGMDDAQRYELKIAGLLHDCGKVTTPVHVVDKATKLETIFDRIHLIDTRFEIVRRDLEVELLRERIAAMQAGERANLVDMEAELKRRVRAVNEDRDFLRGANIGSESMSAEDRARVHEIATRWPRMDEAGFETPLLTADEIANLTIPHGTLTEEERRVINHHIDVTIQMLEALPWPKHLQNVPEFAGGHHERMDGRGYPRGLSGEQMSVQARMMAIADVFEALTAKDRPYKAGKTLTEALTILGRMRINGHIDPDLFDVFLREKVYLRYAEQFLDPEQIDDVDMAAIPGFRG; encoded by the coding sequence ATGCTGGCGCGCCTCGAGTACCTGAACGAGGTCGGCGCAGCCCTGTCCCGCGAGAAGGACATCGATCGCCTGCTGGAGTCGATCCTGGTGGCCGCGAAGCATATCGCCCGCGCCGATGGCGGGACGCTTTATCGCGTCGGCGACGACCGCCGGTCGCTGGCCTTCGAGATCATCCGCACCGACTCGCTGGGCATCGCGATGGGCGGCAGCACCGGGCTCAAGGTGCCGTTCGCGCCGATCCCGCTGTTCGAGGACGACGGGGCGCCCAACGTGCACAACGTCGCCGCCTGCGCGGTGAACCAGGATCGCACCGTCAATATCGAGGATGCCTACGCCGAGGCGGGCTTCGACTTCTCTGGGACGCGGCGTTTCGACAGGCAGACCGGCTACCGCTCGCGCTCGTTCCTGACCGTCCCCATGAAGAACCACGAGGACGAGATCATCGGCGTGCTGCAGTTGATCAACGCCCGGGATGCTTCGGGTGCCGTGCACCCGTTTTCCGGCACCGATCAGCGCCTGGCAGAGTCGCTGGCGTCGCAGGCTGCGGTGGTGCTGACCAACCGGCTGCTGATCTCCCATCTCGAGAATCTGTTCGAGTCGTTCATCAACCTCATCAACTCGGCCATCGACGACAAGTCGCCCTATACCGGGGGGCATTGCGCGCGGGTGCCGGTGCTGACGACGATGCTGGCCGATGCAGCGTGCGCCACCACCACCGGCCCGCTGGCCGACTTCGGCATGGACGACGCGCAGCGCTACGAACTCAAGATCGCGGGGCTGCTGCACGACTGCGGCAAGGTGACGACCCCTGTTCACGTGGTGGACAAGGCCACCAAGCTCGAGACCATCTTCGACCGGATCCACCTGATCGACACCCGGTTCGAGATCGTGCGCCGCGACCTCGAGGTCGAACTCCTGCGCGAACGCATCGCCGCGATGCAGGCGGGCGAGCGGGCCAACCTGGTCGACATGGAGGCCGAGCTGAAGCGGCGGGTGCGGGCGGTGAACGAAGACCGCGACTTCCTGCGCGGGGCGAACATCGGCAGCGAATCGATGAGTGCCGAAGACCGGGCGCGCGTGCACGAGATCGCCACCCGCTGGCCGCGGATGGACGAGGCGGGTTTCGAAACGCCTTTGCTGACAGCCGACGAGATCGCCAACCTGACCATCCCGCACGGCACGCTCACCGAGGAAGAGCGCCGGGTCATCAACCACCACATCGACGTCACGATCCAGATGCTCGAGGCGCTGCCCTGGCCCAAGCACCTGCAGAACGTGCCCGAGTTCGCTGGCGGGCACCACGAGCGGATGGATGGCAGGGGCTATCCGCGCGGGCTGTCGGGCGAGCAGATGTCGGTGCAGGCGCGCATGATGGCGATCGCCGACGTGTTCGAGGCGCTGACCGCCAAAGACCGTCCCTACAAGGCCGGAAAGACCCTGACGGAGGCATTGACCATCCTCGGCAGGATGCGGATCAACGGCCACATCGACCCCGACCTGTTCGATGTCTTCCTGCGCGAGAAAGTCTACCTGCGCTACGCCGAGCAGTTCCTCGATCCCGAGCAGATCGACGACGTCGATATGGCAGCGATCCCGGGTTTCCGCGGCTGA